The Trueperaceae bacterium genome includes a window with the following:
- a CDS encoding MerR family transcriptional regulator, with protein MPVRRTQNEALTVGEVAKLANVSVRTLHHYDEYGLLSPSERSEAGYRRYTPGDLERLHAVLAYRELGLELGAIQELLSDPAADPMEHLRRQEAVLNARLEKLLAMRRSLRKQMEAIHMGINLNPKELLEVFGDEDPTKHAKEAEERWGDTDAYRESQRRTKSYTKEDWLRISQESEAIEAKFAELLAAGVSPTDQRALEAAEAHRQLISRFYYDCGYAIHRGLAEMYLADPRFTAHYEKRAAGLAEFVADAIKANASGRD; from the coding sequence ATGCCTGTGAGGCGGACCCAGAACGAAGCACTGACGGTCGGCGAGGTGGCCAAGCTCGCGAACGTGAGCGTCCGGACGCTCCACCATTACGACGAGTACGGCCTGCTGTCGCCGAGCGAGCGCAGCGAGGCGGGTTACCGGCGCTACACGCCGGGCGACCTGGAGCGCTTGCACGCCGTGCTCGCCTACCGGGAGCTCGGCCTCGAGCTGGGCGCCATCCAGGAGCTCCTCTCCGACCCGGCCGCCGACCCCATGGAGCACCTGAGACGCCAGGAGGCGGTGCTGAACGCGCGGCTCGAGAAGCTGCTCGCCATGCGGCGGTCGCTACGCAAGCAGATGGAGGCGATACACATGGGAATCAACCTTAACCCCAAGGAGCTGCTCGAGGTCTTCGGCGACGAGGACCCCACGAAGCACGCCAAGGAAGCCGAGGAGCGCTGGGGCGACACGGACGCCTACCGTGAGAGCCAGCGCCGCACCAAGAGCTACACGAAGGAGGACTGGCTGCGCATCTCGCAGGAGAGCGAGGCCATCGAGGCCAAGTTCGCCGAACTTCTGGCCGCCGGCGTCTCCCCGACGGACCAGCGCGCCCTGGAGGCTGCCGAGGCCCATAGGCAGCTCATCTCGCGCTTCTACTACGACTGCGGCTACGCCATCCACCGCGGTCTGGCCGAGATGTACCTGGCAGACCCGCGCTTCACCGCGCACTACGAGAAGCGCGCCGCGGGGCTCGCCGAGTTCGTCGCCGACGCGATCAAGGCGAACGCTTCTGGGCGGGACTAG
- a CDS encoding GNAT family N-acetyltransferase: protein MSARFAIEPLSGEHERTGFSCGNARIDAYFHEVVSQDVKRNYAKCFVAVEGSTGRLAGFYTLSSSNVPLTDVPTVLAKRLPRYPSVPAVLIGWLGRHIDYAGQGLGEALLFDALRTVVTSSIGAHAVFAHAIDDRAASFYASFGFVPLIARPLTLYLPVATAMRLLVP, encoded by the coding sequence GTGAGTGCCCGCTTCGCCATAGAACCGCTCAGTGGCGAGCACGAGCGGACCGGTTTCTCGTGCGGCAACGCGCGGATCGATGCCTACTTCCACGAGGTCGTGTCGCAAGACGTGAAGCGTAACTATGCGAAGTGCTTCGTGGCCGTGGAGGGTTCGACGGGTCGGCTCGCCGGATTCTACACGTTGTCTTCCAGCAACGTACCCCTAACGGACGTACCGACCGTGCTGGCGAAGCGGTTGCCTCGTTACCCTTCCGTGCCCGCGGTGCTGATCGGCTGGCTCGGTAGGCATATCGACTATGCGGGGCAAGGATTGGGCGAGGCCTTGCTGTTCGACGCGTTGAGGACGGTGGTCACATCGTCAATCGGAGCCCATGCCGTGTTCGCCCATGCCATCGACGACAGGGCGGCGTCGTTCTACGCCTCTTTCGGGTTCGTGCCGTTGATCGCCCGTCCGCTTACTCTCTATCTGCCCGTGGCAACGGCGATGCGCTTGCTCGTGCCGTGA
- a CDS encoding DUF1778 domain-containing protein yields MQRAARLRGMTLTGYLIATAGEDARRVVEEAEIMRLAREDQVRFAEALMEPPEPNERLERAARRHAELIERR; encoded by the coding sequence ATGCAGCGTGCCGCTCGGTTGCGCGGCATGACACTGACCGGCTATCTCATAGCTACCGCAGGCGAGGATGCGCGGCGTGTCGTCGAGGAGGCGGAGATCATGCGCCTTGCTCGAGAGGACCAGGTCCGCTTCGCCGAGGCGCTCATGGAGCCGCCCGAACCCAATGAGAGGCTGGAACGTGCCGCCAGGCGGCACGCTGAGTTGATCGAGCGCAGGTGA
- the cysQ gene encoding 3'(2'),5'-bisphosphate nucleotidase CysQ: MTSDKTTDSDLEALRAGAYDIAKAAGEAILAIYATDFAVSTKADASPVTAADVASQDVIEAGLAKLAPGVPVIAEESPAPAFEERRTWRRFWLVDPLDGTKEFVKRNGEFSVNIALIEDGVPVLGVVHAPVAGLTYTGVAAHAGKPASAWRLDAEGNAHPIHVRPPTAEGPVRVMVSRSHANAATAAFIERLREKYGEVETIARGSAIKTCLVADGTAHFYARLGPTMWWDTAAAQAVLEAAGGAMTEASGGRALKYVGDALSNPGFVAAYTAIVAET, encoded by the coding sequence ATGACCTCAGACAAGACAACGGACTCGGACCTAGAGGCCCTACGCGCCGGCGCATACGACATCGCCAAGGCCGCCGGCGAGGCGATCCTCGCGATCTACGCCACCGACTTCGCCGTCAGTACGAAAGCGGACGCCTCACCGGTGACGGCGGCGGACGTCGCGTCCCAGGACGTGATCGAGGCGGGCCTCGCCAAGCTGGCGCCGGGCGTGCCCGTCATCGCCGAGGAGTCGCCGGCCCCGGCGTTCGAGGAGCGCAGAACGTGGCGGCGCTTCTGGCTCGTCGACCCGCTCGACGGCACCAAGGAGTTCGTCAAGCGCAACGGCGAGTTCTCCGTGAACATCGCCTTGATCGAGGACGGCGTTCCGGTACTCGGCGTCGTGCACGCGCCCGTGGCCGGCCTGACGTACACGGGCGTCGCCGCGCATGCCGGCAAGCCGGCGAGCGCCTGGCGTCTCGACGCGGAGGGCAACGCCCACCCCATCCACGTCCGCCCGCCCACGGCCGAGGGGCCGGTGCGCGTGATGGTGAGCCGCTCCCACGCGAACGCCGCGACGGCGGCGTTCATCGAACGGCTGCGCGAGAAGTACGGCGAGGTCGAGACCATCGCGCGCGGCTCCGCCATCAAGACCTGCCTAGTGGCAGACGGCACGGCCCACTTCTACGCGCGGCTGGGGCCGACGATGTGGTGGGACACCGCGGCGGCCCAGGCCGTGTTGGAGGCGGCGGGCGGAGCGATGACCGAGGCCAGCGGCGGGCGGGCGCTCAAGTACGTGGGGGATGCGTTGTCGAACCCCGGGTTCGTGGCGGCTTACACCGCTATTGTTGCCGAAACTTAG
- a CDS encoding oligosaccharide flippase family protein encodes MSKLAAGTAFAQLITLLSSPLLTRLFSASEFGTFALFGSVMALVAVVASLRYDQAIAIAEDGQEVCNTVALSLTALLVIALLVLLSAQALLFRLSDSSEWAALKPIGFLIPMSVLSLGAYKALSVWAIRLNRFDVIAKTSIWQALGVALLQVAFGALGLGPAGLILGQVLGQFVGIAALFRLLRAENGFQVSFVSPRGMLAAARRYRRFPVYSTWSALFSAATLSIPMALIAAFFGPAVAGYYSLGLRALQTPTRTVGNAISQVYLALTTSAVRDRRLAAAVMPAVVRTAKLMVPFGFVLVIASPAMTSLVFGPEWREAGVYMQWLAPWALLTVIMAPLAPLFTTLERQDAGLYFNAGLLILRSVSLIIFAHVTDPVIAIAALATLSALAQVAMLEWLAGTAGINRGILRARLLRHVVTALPFAVPLAAALFLLPPWNDVVTVIYSAIWLSIHSIALLLASKGGDRLATGP; translated from the coding sequence GTGAGCAAGCTTGCGGCAGGCACAGCGTTCGCGCAACTGATAACGCTCCTAAGTTCACCTCTACTGACGCGCCTATTCTCGGCAAGCGAGTTCGGCACCTTCGCGCTCTTCGGTTCCGTGATGGCGCTCGTCGCCGTCGTTGCAAGCCTTCGTTACGACCAGGCCATTGCGATCGCCGAAGATGGTCAAGAAGTCTGTAATACTGTTGCGCTCTCGCTTACCGCATTGCTGGTAATAGCTCTTCTCGTTCTCCTCAGCGCCCAAGCGCTCCTGTTCCGGCTATCTGACTCCTCGGAGTGGGCCGCGCTTAAACCGATCGGGTTCCTGATACCCATGAGCGTCCTCTCGCTCGGGGCATACAAAGCTCTAAGCGTCTGGGCAATTAGACTGAACAGATTCGACGTGATTGCCAAGACGAGCATCTGGCAGGCCCTCGGAGTCGCTCTTCTACAGGTCGCATTCGGAGCCCTAGGCCTTGGTCCTGCCGGTCTGATACTTGGTCAAGTTCTCGGTCAGTTCGTCGGTATCGCTGCCCTGTTCCGGCTTCTGCGTGCCGAGAACGGCTTCCAGGTCAGCTTCGTCTCACCACGCGGCATGCTGGCAGCAGCTCGACGATATCGCCGCTTCCCGGTCTACTCAACGTGGTCGGCACTCTTCTCAGCTGCGACCCTGAGCATCCCTATGGCCCTTATCGCTGCCTTCTTCGGTCCGGCGGTCGCCGGCTACTACTCTCTTGGCCTCCGAGCGCTTCAAACACCGACACGCACGGTCGGGAACGCTATCAGCCAGGTCTACCTTGCGCTCACGACGAGCGCCGTAAGAGATAGGCGCCTTGCCGCAGCCGTGATGCCAGCCGTAGTTAGAACGGCCAAGCTTATGGTGCCCTTCGGCTTCGTGCTAGTCATTGCTAGCCCGGCTATGACCTCCCTCGTGTTCGGACCCGAGTGGCGGGAGGCCGGAGTCTACATGCAATGGTTGGCCCCGTGGGCCCTACTTACCGTCATCATGGCCCCCTTGGCTCCTCTATTCACAACCCTAGAGCGGCAGGATGCCGGCCTGTATTTCAATGCCGGGCTACTGATCCTCCGATCCGTATCTCTGATTATCTTCGCGCATGTCACCGATCCAGTCATTGCCATCGCGGCCTTGGCCACCTTGAGCGCCCTAGCTCAAGTAGCGATGCTCGAGTGGCTAGCTGGCACCGCTGGCATCAACCGCGGCATACTGCGTGCACGGCTTCTACGCCACGTGGTGACTGCACTCCCCTTTGCCGTACCCCTAGCAGCAGCGCTGTTCTTGTTGCCACCATGGAACGACGTGGTCACCGTAATCTACTCGGCAATCTGGCTGTCGATCCACTCTATAGCGCTGCTACTAGCCAGCAAGGGCGGAGACAGACTGGCTACTGGTCCTTAA